The DNA region GATTCTTTTTGATTGGGTGGGCGTTGAATACGTTAAAAGATTAACACAGCCAGAGACAGTCCAAAGCATCCGTTATTAAGTGAAATAACAATCCTACGCCAATAATTCTAGTCTTTTTAATAAATAAGAAACTCAAATAAACAATTGCTGCATAGTAAGTGTGTAATGGATGAAAATTAATACTACATCTTTCTGGATCGAAAATGGGAGTTGCTAATAGATGGTCTAAATCTATTAGCATAGTTAAAACCATTATCAACCATGCTTTTTTCCAAATCTTAGGGAATAATAAATAAGCGAGTACTCCTGGAAATAGAAAGTGCAATCCGTAATGGATGATGCTTCTAACAATTTCTAAATCCATTCTATTTTCTGATTTTCGATATAATTGATAGCATTTGGACCTTCCATAAACAACAAATCCAGTACACTTAGATTGGGAATAAAACCGTGTTTGTCCGAAAAAACTTGAGTGTATTTAGATAAATTATATTGTTTTTTTGATTTTGCATCCACTAAAAAGCGAAAATCGGCATTTTTAGGATATCCTTTTTGGAAATCGGCTGTCTTATCAATCGTAATTTCCTGAGGTAGGTTTTCAATTATAAATTCTTGGGTATCCAAATTCAAATCCAACAAATACTTGTATTTTTTTTGCAGTAAGTCAATCAAATCATCTTCGTAAAATTCGTAAAATGGTGATGATTTATAAGCAGAAGCCATTGACTTTAGATGTTGCTGTTGCCAAT from Aureibaculum sp. 2308TA14-22 includes:
- a CDS encoding WbqC family protein translates to MLLYPTYFSPIIHFVALSNQDKAKFEVHDNFQKQTYRTRCYIYGANGRQLLNVPVQQANSKQKTKDVLLDNSTNWQQQHLKSMASAYKSSPFYEFYEDDLIDLLQKKYKYLLDLNLDTQEFIIENLPQEITIDKTADFQKGYPKNADFRFLVDAKSKKQYNLSKYTQVFSDKHGFIPNLSVLDLLFMEGPNAINYIENQKIEWI
- a CDS encoding DUF6122 family protein, with protein sequence MDLEIVRSIIHYGLHFLFPGVLAYLLFPKIWKKAWLIMVLTMLIDLDHLLATPIFDPERCSINFHPLHTYYAAIVYLSFLFIKKTRIIGVGLLFHLITDALDCLWLC